A single region of the Pseudomonas solani genome encodes:
- a CDS encoding FAD-dependent oxidoreductase — MTERLNNDFQFIEVGRKDPKKKLLRQRKREFVEIHDLFKPQQAADQAHRCLGCGNPYCEWKCPVHNFIPNWLKLVSEGNILAAAELSHQTNTLPEVCGRVCPQDRLCEGACTLNDGFGAVTIGSVEKYITDTAFAMGWRPDMSKVKPTGKRVAVIGAGPAGLGCADILVRNGVTPVVFDKNPEIGGLLTFGIPEFKLEKTVLSRRREVFTGMGVEFRLNTEIGKDVTMQQLLDEYDAVFMGMGTYTYMKGGFPGEDLPGVHDALDFLIANVNRNLGFEKAPEDFIDMKGKRVVVLGGGDTAMDCNRTSIRQGAKSVTCAYRRDEENMPGSRKEVKNAKEEGVKFLFNRQPIAIVGEDKVEGVKVVETRLGEPDARGRRSPEPIPGSEEIIPAEAVLIAFGFRPSPASWFEQFDISIDSQGRVVAPEQNPFKHQTSNPKIFAGGDMVRGSDLVVTAIFEGRNAAEGILDYLGV, encoded by the coding sequence ATGACTGAACGTCTGAACAACGACTTCCAGTTCATCGAGGTCGGGCGCAAGGATCCGAAGAAGAAGCTGCTGCGTCAGCGCAAGCGCGAATTCGTCGAGATCCATGACCTGTTTAAGCCGCAGCAAGCGGCTGACCAGGCGCACCGTTGCCTCGGTTGCGGCAACCCCTATTGCGAGTGGAAGTGCCCGGTGCACAACTTCATTCCGAACTGGCTGAAGCTGGTTTCGGAAGGCAATATCCTGGCCGCCGCCGAACTGTCCCACCAGACCAACACCCTGCCGGAAGTCTGCGGCCGCGTGTGCCCGCAGGACCGCCTCTGCGAAGGTGCCTGCACCCTCAACGACGGTTTCGGCGCGGTCACCATCGGCTCGGTGGAGAAGTACATCACCGACACCGCCTTCGCCATGGGCTGGCGCCCGGACATGTCCAAGGTCAAGCCCACCGGCAAGCGCGTCGCCGTCATCGGTGCGGGCCCGGCCGGCCTCGGCTGTGCCGACATCCTGGTGCGCAACGGCGTGACCCCGGTGGTGTTCGACAAGAACCCCGAGATCGGTGGCCTGCTGACCTTCGGCATCCCCGAATTCAAGCTGGAGAAGACCGTCCTCAGCCGCCGCCGTGAAGTCTTCACCGGCATGGGCGTCGAGTTCCGCCTGAACACCGAGATCGGCAAGGACGTCACCATGCAGCAACTGCTGGATGAGTACGACGCCGTGTTCATGGGCATGGGCACCTACACCTACATGAAGGGCGGCTTCCCGGGCGAAGACCTGCCGGGCGTGCACGACGCGCTCGACTTCCTCATCGCCAACGTCAATCGCAACCTCGGTTTCGAAAAGGCGCCGGAAGACTTCATCGACATGAAGGGCAAGCGCGTCGTCGTCCTCGGCGGCGGCGACACCGCGATGGACTGCAACCGCACCTCCATCCGCCAGGGCGCGAAGTCGGTGACCTGCGCCTACCGCCGCGACGAAGAAAACATGCCCGGCTCGCGCAAAGAGGTGAAAAACGCCAAGGAAGAGGGTGTGAAATTCCTCTTCAACCGCCAGCCCATCGCCATCGTCGGCGAGGACAAGGTGGAAGGCGTCAAGGTGGTCGAGACCCGTCTCGGCGAGCCGGACGCCCGTGGCCGTCGCAGCCCCGAGCCGATCCCGGGCTCCGAGGAAATCATCCCGGCGGAAGCCGTGCTGATCGCCTTCGGCTTCCGCCCGAGCCCGGCTTCCTGGTTCGAGCAGTTCGACATCAGCATCGACAGCCAGGGCCGTGTGGTCGCACCCGAGCAGAACCCGTTCAAGCACCAGACCAGCAACCCGAAGATCTTCGCCGGCGGCGACATGGTCCGCGGTTCCGACCTGGTGGTGACGGCGATCTTCGAAGGCCGCAACGCTGCCGAAGGCATCCTCGATTATCTCGGTGTTTAA
- the hemE gene encoding uroporphyrinogen decarboxylase, whose translation MTVLKNDRFLRALLKQPVDVTPVWMMRQAGRYLPEYRATRAKAGDFVSLMKNPELACEVTIQPLDRYPQLDAAILFSDILTIPDAMGQGLYFETGEGPRFKKVVSSLADVEALPIPDPEQDLGYVMDAVRNIRRELNGRVPLIGFTGSPWTLATYMVEGGSSKDFRKSKAMLYNDPQAMHALLDKLAKSIIAYLNGQILAGAQAVQIFDSWGGSLSAAAYQEFSLAYMKQIIDGLIREHDGRRVPVILFTKGGGLWLESMADSGAEALGLDWTCDIGSARARVGSKVALQGNMDPAVLYANPAAIRAEVGRILAAYGQGSGQVFNLGHGVTPEVDPANAGAFFEAVHELSAQYHR comes from the coding sequence ATGACCGTCTTGAAGAACGACCGTTTCCTCCGCGCCCTGCTCAAGCAGCCCGTCGATGTCACCCCCGTCTGGATGATGCGCCAGGCCGGTCGTTACCTGCCGGAATACCGGGCCACCCGCGCCAAGGCCGGTGACTTCGTCAGCCTGATGAAGAACCCCGAGCTGGCCTGCGAAGTCACCATCCAGCCGCTGGACCGCTACCCGCAACTGGACGCGGCGATCCTTTTCTCCGACATCCTCACCATCCCCGACGCCATGGGCCAGGGCCTGTACTTCGAGACCGGCGAAGGCCCGCGCTTCAAGAAGGTGGTCAGCAGCCTGGCCGACGTCGAGGCCCTGCCGATCCCCGATCCCGAGCAGGACCTGGGCTACGTGATGGACGCCGTGCGCAACATCCGCCGCGAGCTCAACGGCCGCGTGCCGCTGATCGGCTTCACCGGCAGCCCCTGGACCCTGGCCACCTACATGGTCGAAGGCGGCTCCAGCAAGGACTTCCGCAAGTCCAAGGCCATGCTCTACAACGATCCCCAGGCCATGCACGCCCTGCTCGACAAGCTGGCGAAATCGATCATCGCCTACCTCAACGGGCAGATCCTCGCTGGCGCCCAGGCGGTGCAGATCTTCGACTCCTGGGGCGGCAGCCTCTCGGCGGCGGCCTACCAGGAGTTCTCCCTGGCCTACATGAAGCAGATCATCGATGGGCTGATCCGCGAGCATGACGGGCGTCGCGTCCCGGTGATCCTGTTCACCAAGGGCGGCGGCCTGTGGCTGGAATCCATGGCTGACAGCGGCGCCGAGGCCCTGGGCCTGGACTGGACCTGCGACATTGGCAGCGCCCGCGCCCGCGTCGGTTCCAAGGTCGCCCTGCAGGGCAACATGGACCCGGCCGTGCTCTACGCCAACCCCGCCGCCATCCGCGCCGAGGTGGGGCGCATCCTCGCAGCCTACGGCCAGGGCAGCGGCCAGGTGTTCAACCTCGGCCACGGCGTCACCCCGGAAGTCGACCCGGCCAACGCCGGCGCCTTCTTCGAGGCCGTCCACGAGCTGTCGGCGCAGTACCACCGCTGA